The Amycolatopsis sp. QT-25 genomic sequence CAAGCGGTGTCCCAGTCGGTCCCCCCGAAGATGACTTCGGCAGGATTACCCCGGCGCCGCCGCGGGGAGCAACTGCTTCCGGGCAGCGCGGGACCGCCCGCCGGGGCGGTCACCCCCCGACCACAGCGAGACGCGCACGACGTGCGCGGTCGCCTGAGCAGTTTCCAGCAGGGCATCCAGCGCGGACGGCACCACACGGCCCAGGCGACCGAAGCCAACCACGAAACCTTGGAGGGTGAATGACCTCGCCGAACCCGGCCCAACCCCAGCAGAACCAGTTCGGGTGGCTGGTGAACGACTTCGCCGAGCGCGTACCCGGAGTGGCGCACGCCGTGGTCGTGTCGGCGGACGGCCTCCTGCTCACCGCGTCCAGCAGACTCCCGCTGGACCGGGCCGACCAGCTGGCCGCCGTCGCGTCCGGCCTGGTGAGCCTGACCCAGGGTGCCGCCCGGTGCTTCGAGGCGGGCGCGGTCAACGAGACCGTCGTCGAGATGGAGCTCGGCATCATGGTGCTGATGTCCATCAGCGACGGCTCCTGCCTGGCCATCCTCGCCGCACCGAACTGCGACATCGGACAAGTCGCCTACGAGATGACGATGCTCGTCGATCGCGTCGGCCAGATCCTCACACCGGAACTCCGCGCGCAATTGCAGGGCGCCGGTGGGTCGCTGATCGGCGAACCGGTGGGATGATGTCCCGATGAGCACCGGATCCGGATCCCTCGGCGAACCGCCGGGGACGGGTGAACACCGGCTCCCGCACGCGGGGGCCGCCCATGCCGCCGGTTCACGGGACGACGGCACGTTCGCCGACGTCCTGAACGGGTTCACCCTGGATTCGGGCCGTGGTCGTCGGAAGCGCAAGAAGAACAAGCAAGCCCAGGATTCCCCGCCGGGCGGAGCCCGTTCCGCCGGGGAATCGGCAGTCCCGCAGCCGACCGATCAAGGAGACCGCGTGACCTCACTTGCTTCTCCACCCGACAGCGGCGCAGGTGCCGTCGGGCCGAGACCAGGTGGTCTTTTCGACCCGGGCCCGCCCAGCGGCGAGTTCATCATGCCCGCCGTCTTCGAGCAGCCGCCGTCGCCGCTCGAAGAGACGGCGATCGTCCGTCCCTATGCCCTCACCGGGGGCCGGACCAAGGCGAACTACGCTCTCGAGCTGGAGACGCTCATCTCCACCAAGGACCATGTCGCCACGGGTAGCCTCCCCGCGGTGGCCGCGGACCAGATCGAGTGCGTTTCGATCATCGAGGAGTGCCGCACCCCGCGTTCGGTCGCCGAAATCGCGGCGACCCTGCGCGTACCGCTGGGGGTGGCACGCGTGCTGATCAGCGACGCGGCGGACGCGGGACTGGTCAGCGTGCACAAGACGATTTCGGGCAATGACGGCGCCGAGGCACATCTGGTGTTGATGGAAAGGGTTTTGAGTGGACTCCGTCGGCTTTAAGGCACCGCGGGACACCGCGCCCCCGACCATGACATCCGCGAAGATCGTCGTGGCGGGTGGCTTCGGTGCGGGTAAGACGACCTTCGTCGGTTCGGTGTCGGAGATCGTCCCGCTCACCACCGAGGCGATGATGACGGACGCCAGTCGGGGGATCGACAACCTCGACCAGACGCCCAACAAGTCGACCACCACGGTCGCGATGGACTTCGGCCGGGTCTCCCTGGACGCGGACCTGATCCTCTACCTGTTCGGCACGCCCGGGCAGCAGCGGTTCTGGTTCATGTGGGACGACCTCGTCCGCGGCGCGATCGGCGCCGTGGTGCTGGCCGACACGCGACGGCTGGCCGATTCGTTCGCGCCGATCGACTTCTTCGAGGACCGGGGCCTGCCCTACATCGTCGGGGTGAACACCTTCGACGGCGTCCTCGAGCACGACATCAACGACGTGCGTGAAGCGCTGTCGATCGACCCCAACATCCCGATCGTCCGCTGTGACGCGCGGGAGCGGGAATCGACCAAGCAGACGCTGATCACGCTGGTCGAGTACGCGATGCGGCAGTGGATCGCCTTGCGCGCGAGCAACGCGAGGTGAACCTGACGGCGGCAGCGTAGGGGCTGCCGCCCGGCTTCACCGCTTTTCGTAGGTCAGCACCACCGCGCGCCCGTCGAAGGTACGGGTGCCGGTCAACCGCAGGTCCGTCCGGACGCCGCCCCCGAACACCTGCTTGCCGCCGCCGAGCACCACCGGGTGCACGACGACATGGAACTCGTCGATCAGGCCCCGGTCGGCGAGCGCCGTGGCCAGCCCGGCCCCGCCCATCAGCAGCAGATCCTTGCCGGGCCTGCCCTTGAGCCCGGCGACGCGTTCGGCGAGATCGCCGGCGACGACCTCGGTGTTCCAGTCCGCTTTCTCCAGCGTCCTGGAGAAGACGATCTTCGGCGTCTTCCGCCAGGTCTCGGCGAACCGCAGGTCGTGCGGGTGATCCGACAGCGATTCGGCCCGCGGCCAGAACGACGACATCATGTCCCAGACCCGCCGTCCGTAGACGAAGGTGTCGCCGCGGTCGAGCAGTTCCTGCGAGTGGTCGGACAGTTCGGGGCCCATCTCGGCCCAGTCGAACTCGCCTTCCGGGCCCTCGATGCGGCCGTCGAGCGAGGTGTGGACGAGGTAGACGAGCTTGCGCATGGCTTGATTCCTCCGGTGTGGCGGCCGCCTTTCGGGCGCCGGACACCGAGGGGTCGGAGCGGGCGCGGGATTCTCGACATGCCCCCACGCACTTTTCGGTGGCGCTGTGGCTTTTCGGTGGCACTGGGGTTTTTCGGTGGCACTGTGGCGTGGCTTCCGGACCAGCCGACGAGGCCGGCCGCGCTTGTGTCGAGGAGGAGGGCAAACGTGTCCGGGCGCCGAAGCCTTGAATGGCGTGATCGCCACAGGGGGACCGGCGCGCCCAGAACCGTCCACAAGGGAACTCGGAGTGGGCTTCAGCGCCCGATTCGAGCACTTCACGTAGTTAGCCGGGGGTGAAGTCGAGTTCGTCGGCTGTGCCGGTGCGCCTGAAGGCCTCCTTCCTTGCGCCTAGCACAAGGAAGGAGGCCTTCCCCCGCGAGAGAGAATCACGGTGACGGCCTAGCGGGCACGGGGGTCGTGATGTTCCTCCGGATGCGGCCGACTCTCATCCAGCGGACCGCTGCTCAGTACTCGTCGTGCCGTTTCCACCAGTGGCCCGGTCCGTCGTTCCCGCGGCCGGACTCTTCCCACGCCTCCTGCCGCCCGAACGGTGTCAGGTCGAGGTAGCGGAAGGTGCTCACGAGCGACTCGGCGCCCCTGCTGGTGGTGAAGTAGGTGCGAAAGACCTCGTCGCCCTCGCGCAGGAAGACGCTGATGCCGAAACCGCCGTCGACACCGCAGTCGGGGTTGAAGTCGTCGCCGGTCGACAGCCACGGGATCGTCCAGCCCATCCGCTCCCTGTACTTCTCGATTTCGGGAAGCGGGGCGGGCGAGACCGCGGTGAACGTCGTGTCGCGGGCGTGGAGGTGGACGAGGGGGCCGACGTGGTCGATGACCATCGAACAGCCGACGCATCCCGCTTTCTGGCCGGGATTCAGCATGAAGTGGTAGACGATCAGCTGGCGGCGTCCTTCGAACAGGTCCAGCAGGGAGACCCGGCCGTCCGGGCCTTCGAATTCGTACTTGCCGTCGAAGCGGACCATGGGCAGCCGCCGTCGTTCGGCGTTGATCGCGTCGGTGGCTTTGGTGAGCTCTTTTTCCTTGATCAGCAAGGCGTCCCGCACGGCCTGCCATTCTTCGCGCGACACGACTTCGGGGAGTGCCGTGGTCATCGGTTCGTCTCCTTCTCGATCAGGTGTGCGGTGAGGTTTTCGAAGGTTTCGGACCATCCGGCACGGTGCTCGTCGCGGTCCTGCTCGGAGCGGAATTCGACCTGGTGGAAGGTCATTTCGGTCTTGTCGCCGAGGTCGGCGAAGTCGACCGTCACCAGCGTCGTTTCCTCGGGTGCGGACGTCCAGAAGAAGGTGAACACCAGCCGTTCCGGCGTGGTGATTTCGCGATAGACCCCGGCCGAGGTGTGCTCGAGGCCTTCGCCGTTGCCGATGGTCGCTCGCCAGGCGCCGCCTTCGACGAGGTCCATCTCGACGCCGTAGGCGGTGAACCCGTTGGGGCCCATCCAGTTCGCGAACTGCTCAGGAACCGTCCATGCCTGGAACACCAGTTCCCGCGGTGCGTCGAAGACGCGGGTGATGGTCAGCTCCTTCTCATTCATTCGGCTTGCCCTTCTGGAGTTCGGTCAGGTGCTCGTCGAGACGGTCGAAGCCGCCGTCCCAGAAACGGCGGTAGCGCTCGACCCAGTCCGAGATGTCACCGAGCGGTCCCGCCTCGAGGCGGCAGGGCCGCCATTGAGCGGTCTTGCCACGGCTGATCAGGCCCGCGCGTTCGAGGACCTTCAAGTGCTTCGAGATGGCCTGAAGACTCACGGTGAAAGGCTCCGCCAGCTCGTTCACGGTGGCTTCACCGCCGGCCAGACGCGCCAGGATGGCGCGACGGGTGGGGTCCGCCAGCGCGGCGAACGTGGCGCTGAGCTGATCAGTGGTCATCGATGCTCAATCAGTTGGTTGATTAACCTAGTGGTTGAATATAGTGGTGCCCGCCGAACTGTCAAGGGCGAGTGAGAGCGCCGTCACGCGAGCGGATGGGTTTAAAACAGTAGGAAGTCCAAGTATTTTGGAGGGATGACCAGCGACCTGCACCGGCCCGTGAACCCAGTTCGCTTCGTGACGGCGTCGAGCCTCTTCGACGGGCACGACGCGTCCATCAACATCATGCGGCGCATCCTGCAGTCGCAGGGCGCGGAGGTCGTGCACCTCGGGCACAACCGGTCGGTCGACGAGGTCGCCACCGCGGCCATCGCCGAGGACGTCCAGGGGGTGGCCATCAGCGCCTACCAGGGCGGGCACGTCGAGTACTTCAGCTACCTGGTCGAGCTGCTCACTGAGCGCGGGGCCGGGCACATCAAGGTGTTCGGCGGCGGTGGCGGGGTCATCGTCCGCGAGGAGATCGACCTGCTGCACTCGCGGGGCGTCGCGCGGATCTTCTCGCCAGAGGACGGCTACGAGATGGGCCTCCCCGGCATGATCAACCTGATGATCAAGGCCTGCGACACGGATCTGTCCGCGCAGTCGCCCGGTTCGCTGGACAAACTGCTTTCGGGTGACGTCCCGGCGCTGTCCCGGGTCATCACGCAGCTTCAGCGCGAGGTACTGCCGCAGGACGCGCTCGACAAGATCACCGAGGCCGCCGGGTCGCGCACGGTGCCGGTCCTGGGGATCACCGGTACGGGTGGCTCCGGCAAGTCGTCGCTCACCGACGAACTGATCCGCCGATTCCGGCTGGACCAGGAAGACAAGCTTCGCATCGCCGTGCTCGCCGTCGACCCGTCACGCCGCAAGGGCGGAGGAGCGCTGCTCGGCGACCGCATCCGGATGAACTGTCTCGACGGCAGCCCGGTCTACTTCCGCTCGCTGGCCACCCGCACCACCAGCGGGGAGATCCCGGCCGGCCTCTCCGAGTCGATCCTCGCCTGCAAGGCCGCCGGTTTCGACCTGGTGATCGTCGAGACGCCGGGGATCGGCCAGGGTGACGCCGGCATCGTCGACTACGTGGACCAGTCGTTGTACGTCATGACGCCGGAGTTCGGCGCGGCGTCGCAGCTGGAGAAGATCGACATGCTCGACTTCGCCGACGCGGTGGCGATCAACAAGTTCGAGCGCCGCGGCGCCGAAGACGCCCGCCGCGACGTCGCGCGCCAGCTCGTACGCAACCGCGAGGCGTTCAGCTCCTCGCCCGAGGACATGCCGGTCTACGGCACCAGTGCCGCGAAGTTCAACGACGACGGCGTCACCGCGCTCTACCAGCACCTGCGCGACACCCTCGCCGAGCGCGGCCTGACCGTCTCGGCGGGCGTGCTCCCGAAGGTCGAGGGGAAGGTGTCCACCGACGCCAGCACGATCATCCCGGCCAACCGGTCGCGCTATCTCGCCGAGATCTCCGAGACCCTCCGCGGCTATCACGCGAAGACCGAGCAGCAGGTCGCCGCGCTGCGCAAACGTGAGCACCTCGCCGTCGCCAAGGAGGCGCTGGCCGCCGTCGACGCGAACACCGACGCGCTCGACGGCCTGCTCGCCGCCGCCGAGTCCGATGTGGACGGTGAAACGACGAATCTGCTGGCCCGCTTCCAGGAGCTGGCCGAGTCCTACCGTGCCGACGAACTGGTCGTGAAGATCCGCGACAAGGAACTGCACACTCAGCTCTGGCGCGACACGCTGTCCGGCAACCGGATCCCGCGCGTGGCGCTGCCGCGCCACACCGAATCCGGCGAGCTGCTGTCGTTCCTGCGCCGTGAGCACCTTCCCGGATACTTCCCTTACACCGCAGGCGTTTTCCCGTTCAAGCGCGAGGGCGAGGACCCGGCGCGGATGTTCGCGGGCGAGGGTGACCCGTTCCGCACCAACAAGCGGTTCAAGCTCCTTTCGGCCGACTCCGAGGCGAAGCGCCTTTCGACCGCTTTCGACTCCGTGACGCTCTACGGGCACGACCCGCACACCCGTCCTGACATCTACGGGAAGGTCGGCACCTCGGGTGTCTCCATCGCGACCCTCGAGGACATGGAGGTGCTCTACGACGGTTTCGACCTGACGTCGCCGACCACCTCGGTGTCGATGACGATCAACGGCCCGGCGCCGACGATCCTCGCCTTCTTCCTCAACACCGCGATCGGCCAGCGGATGGCGGCGTTCGAGGCCGAGCACGGCCGCGAGCCGTCCGAAGCCGAGGCCGCCGAACTGCGCGAATGGGCGCTGCGCAACGTCCGCGGGACCGTGCAGGCGGACATCCTCAAGGAGGACCAGGGGCAGAACACCTGCATCTTCTCCACCGAGTTCAGCCTGCGCATGATGGCCGACATCCAGGAGTGGTTCATCGAGCACGGCGTCCGGAACTTCTACTCGGTGTCGATCTCCGGCTACCACATCGCCGAGGCCGGGGCGAACCCGATCTCGCAGCTGGCGTTCACCCTGTCGAACGGGTTCACCTACGTCGAGAGCTACCTCGCGCGCGGGATGGACATCGACGACTTCGCGCCGAACCTGTCGTTCTTCTTCTCCAACGGCATGGACGCCGAGTACTCGGTGCTGGGCCGGGTCGCGCGGCGGATCTGGGCGGTCGCGATGCGGGAGCGCTACGGCGCCAACGAGCGCTCGCAGAAGCTCAAGTACCACGTGCAGACCTCCGGCCGGTCGCTGCACGCGCAGGAGATGAGCTTCAACGACATCCGCACCACGCTGCAGGCGCTGTGCGCGCTCTACGACAACGCGAACTCCCTGCACACCAACGCCTTCGACGAGGCGATCACGACGCCGTCGGAAAGCTCGGTGCGGCGCGCGATGGCCATCCAGATGATCATCAACAAGGAATGGGGCCTGTCGAAGAACGAGAATCCGTTGCAGGGCTCGTTCATCATCGACGAGCTGACCGAACTGGTCGAAGAGGCCGTCCTGCTGGAGTTCGATCGCATCTCCGAACGCGGTGGCGTGCTGGGCGCGATGGAGACCGGTTACCAGCGCGGCAAGATCCAGGACGAGTCGATCCTGTACGAACGCCAGAAGCACGACGGCACGCTGCCGATCATCGGCGTCAACACCTTCCGCAATCCGAACGCCGGCGAGGACGACGTCGAGGTCGAACTCGCGCGCGCGACCGAGGACGAGAAGCGGTCGCAGCTGGAGCGGCTCGAGGACTTCCAGCGTCGTCACCACGCCGAGGCGCAGCTGGCGCTCAAGACGCTGCGTGAGGCCGCGACCCGCGGCGGCAACCTGTTCGGCGTGCTGATGGACGCGGCACGAGTGTGCTCGCTCGGCCAGATCACCGAGGCGTTCTTCGAAGTGGGAGGCCAGTACCGCCGGAACGTCTAGCGGGGCGGGAATATCGCGGGGCGTGTTCGGGTAGTTGCTGAACATGGAGATCGGAATCGCCACCTTCGTCACCGATGAAGGCATCAGGCCGGACGTCCTCGCCGCGGCCGTCGAAGAGCGTGGCTTCAGCTCGCTCCACATCGCGGAGCATTCCCACATCCCGGTCAGCCGGGAAACGCCGTACCCGGGCGGTGGCGAGCTGCCGCGCGTGTACTACCGGACCCTGGATCCGTTCGTCGCGCTGACGGCGGCGGCCGGGGCCACGTCGAATCTGAAGTTGGGCACGGGCGTCGCGTTGCTGCAGCAGCGCGACGTCATCCACACGGCGAAAGAGGTCGCTTCGCTCGATCTGGTTTCGCGAGGCCGGTTCGTCTTCGGTGTCGGCGTCGGCTGGAATCGGGAGGAAATGCGCAACCACGGCACGGATCCGCGCACCCGGGGCGCGCTCGTGGACGAGCAACTGGCCGCGCTGAAGGAGATCTGGACCAAGGACGAGGCCGAGTTCCACGGCAGGTTCGTCGACTTCGACCCGATCTTCGCGTGGCCCAAGCCGGTGCAGAAGCCGCATCCGCCGATCTACATCGGCGGCGCGGGGGAGAAGGCGATGCAGCGCATCGCCAAGTACGGCGACGGCTGGCTGCCGCACGCCCACACCCCGCCGGAGGAACTTCGCCGGGCTCGTCAGTGGCTGGCCGACCAGGGCCGCGCGGACCTCAAGTTCTCGGCCTTCGGCGCCGCTCCGGAGAAGGACGCGCTGAGCAGGCTGGTCGACGGTGGCGTCGACGAGGCCACGCTCTTCCTGCCGACAGAGCCCGAAGCGGCGACACTGGAACGACTCGACCAGTACGCGAAGGTCGCCGAGAGCTTTCGGAAGGGGCAGCAGGCGTGACTGAGGTACAAATCGGCTTGGCCGCGGCACTCGAGCAGTTCTCGCCGCGTGAGTCGATCCGGCTGGCGGCGCTGGCCGAACAGCACGGATTCTCCGGCCAGATGGCCGCCGACCACTTCCAGCCTTGGGTCCCTCAACAGGGTGAAGCATCCTTCGTGTGGAGCGTGCTCGCCTCGTTGGCGGAGAACACCACCGGTGACCTGGGGCCGGGCGTGACCTGCCCGTCGTTCCGGTTGCACCCGTCGATGGTCGCGCAGGCCGCGGCCACGCTGGAGGCGACCTACCCGGGCCGGACCTGGCTC encodes the following:
- a CDS encoding roadblock/LC7 domain-containing protein — encoded protein: MTSPNPAQPQQNQFGWLVNDFAERVPGVAHAVVVSADGLLLTASSRLPLDRADQLAAVASGLVSLTQGAARCFEAGAVNETVVEMELGIMVLMSISDGSCLAILAAPNCDIGQVAYEMTMLVDRVGQILTPELRAQLQGAGGSLIGEPVG
- a CDS encoding DUF742 domain-containing protein, with amino-acid sequence MSTGSGSLGEPPGTGEHRLPHAGAAHAAGSRDDGTFADVLNGFTLDSGRGRRKRKKNKQAQDSPPGGARSAGESAVPQPTDQGDRVTSLASPPDSGAGAVGPRPGGLFDPGPPSGEFIMPAVFEQPPSPLEETAIVRPYALTGGRTKANYALELETLISTKDHVATGSLPAVAADQIECVSIIEECRTPRSVAEIAATLRVPLGVARVLISDAADAGLVSVHKTISGNDGAEAHLVLMERVLSGLRRL
- a CDS encoding ATP/GTP-binding protein; protein product: MTSAKIVVAGGFGAGKTTFVGSVSEIVPLTTEAMMTDASRGIDNLDQTPNKSTTTVAMDFGRVSLDADLILYLFGTPGQQRFWFMWDDLVRGAIGAVVLADTRRLADSFAPIDFFEDRGLPYIVGVNTFDGVLEHDINDVREALSIDPNIPIVRCDARERESTKQTLITLVEYAMRQWIALRASNAR
- a CDS encoding dihydrofolate reductase family protein, coding for MRKLVYLVHTSLDGRIEGPEGEFDWAEMGPELSDHSQELLDRGDTFVYGRRVWDMMSSFWPRAESLSDHPHDLRFAETWRKTPKIVFSRTLEKADWNTEVVAGDLAERVAGLKGRPGKDLLLMGGAGLATALADRGLIDEFHVVVHPVVLGGGKQVFGGGVRTDLRLTGTRTFDGRAVVLTYEKR
- a CDS encoding DUF899 domain-containing protein — protein: MTTALPEVVSREEWQAVRDALLIKEKELTKATDAINAERRRLPMVRFDGKYEFEGPDGRVSLLDLFEGRRQLIVYHFMLNPGQKAGCVGCSMVIDHVGPLVHLHARDTTFTAVSPAPLPEIEKYRERMGWTIPWLSTGDDFNPDCGVDGGFGISVFLREGDEVFRTYFTTSRGAESLVSTFRYLDLTPFGRQEAWEESGRGNDGPGHWWKRHDEY
- a CDS encoding SRPBCC domain-containing protein, whose amino-acid sequence is MNEKELTITRVFDAPRELVFQAWTVPEQFANWMGPNGFTAYGVEMDLVEGGAWRATIGNGEGLEHTSAGVYREITTPERLVFTFFWTSAPEETTLVTVDFADLGDKTEMTFHQVEFRSEQDRDEHRAGWSETFENLTAHLIEKETNR
- a CDS encoding metalloregulator ArsR/SmtB family transcription factor; its protein translation is MTTDQLSATFAALADPTRRAILARLAGGEATVNELAEPFTVSLQAISKHLKVLERAGLISRGKTAQWRPCRLEAGPLGDISDWVERYRRFWDGGFDRLDEHLTELQKGKPNE
- the icmF gene encoding fused isobutyryl-CoA mutase/GTPase IcmF; the encoded protein is MTSDLHRPVNPVRFVTASSLFDGHDASINIMRRILQSQGAEVVHLGHNRSVDEVATAAIAEDVQGVAISAYQGGHVEYFSYLVELLTERGAGHIKVFGGGGGVIVREEIDLLHSRGVARIFSPEDGYEMGLPGMINLMIKACDTDLSAQSPGSLDKLLSGDVPALSRVITQLQREVLPQDALDKITEAAGSRTVPVLGITGTGGSGKSSLTDELIRRFRLDQEDKLRIAVLAVDPSRRKGGGALLGDRIRMNCLDGSPVYFRSLATRTTSGEIPAGLSESILACKAAGFDLVIVETPGIGQGDAGIVDYVDQSLYVMTPEFGAASQLEKIDMLDFADAVAINKFERRGAEDARRDVARQLVRNREAFSSSPEDMPVYGTSAAKFNDDGVTALYQHLRDTLAERGLTVSAGVLPKVEGKVSTDASTIIPANRSRYLAEISETLRGYHAKTEQQVAALRKREHLAVAKEALAAVDANTDALDGLLAAAESDVDGETTNLLARFQELAESYRADELVVKIRDKELHTQLWRDTLSGNRIPRVALPRHTESGELLSFLRREHLPGYFPYTAGVFPFKREGEDPARMFAGEGDPFRTNKRFKLLSADSEAKRLSTAFDSVTLYGHDPHTRPDIYGKVGTSGVSIATLEDMEVLYDGFDLTSPTTSVSMTINGPAPTILAFFLNTAIGQRMAAFEAEHGREPSEAEAAELREWALRNVRGTVQADILKEDQGQNTCIFSTEFSLRMMADIQEWFIEHGVRNFYSVSISGYHIAEAGANPISQLAFTLSNGFTYVESYLARGMDIDDFAPNLSFFFSNGMDAEYSVLGRVARRIWAVAMRERYGANERSQKLKYHVQTSGRSLHAQEMSFNDIRTTLQALCALYDNANSLHTNAFDEAITTPSESSVRRAMAIQMIINKEWGLSKNENPLQGSFIIDELTELVEEAVLLEFDRISERGGVLGAMETGYQRGKIQDESILYERQKHDGTLPIIGVNTFRNPNAGEDDVEVELARATEDEKRSQLERLEDFQRRHHAEAQLALKTLREAATRGGNLFGVLMDAARVCSLGQITEAFFEVGGQYRRNV
- a CDS encoding LLM class F420-dependent oxidoreductase, which codes for MEIGIATFVTDEGIRPDVLAAAVEERGFSSLHIAEHSHIPVSRETPYPGGGELPRVYYRTLDPFVALTAAAGATSNLKLGTGVALLQQRDVIHTAKEVASLDLVSRGRFVFGVGVGWNREEMRNHGTDPRTRGALVDEQLAALKEIWTKDEAEFHGRFVDFDPIFAWPKPVQKPHPPIYIGGAGEKAMQRIAKYGDGWLPHAHTPPEELRRARQWLADQGRADLKFSAFGAAPEKDALSRLVDGGVDEATLFLPTEPEAATLERLDQYAKVAESFRKGQQA